In the genome of Carnobacterium viridans, one region contains:
- the treC gene encoding alpha,alpha-phosphotrehalase, translating to MSTFHEKVVYQIYPKSFKDSNGDGVGDLKGIIEKIPYLAELGVDVLWINPFFISPQKDNGYDIANYVEIDPLFGTMEDFEELIVVTKEYKLEVMLDMVLNHTSIEHEWFQKALKGEKKYQDYYILREPKSDGSHPTNWVSKFGGPAWAPFANTGKEYLHLYDVSQADLDWRNPEVREEVFNVVNFWLEKGVKGFRFDVINVIGKDEELLDAEDNIGKSLYTDRPIAHEFIHEMNQKTFGRYSDIMTVGEMSSTTIENGIAYSNPDKQELSMVFSFHHLKVDYLDGEKWSKTSFDFIKLKELLNDWQEGMSYGNGWNALFWNNHDQPRVISRFGDPVNHFEASAKLFAQSIHLLRGTPYIYQGEEIGMTDPEFQEMTDYVDIETHNAYKELKAKNLPHEEIMEIIKSKSRDNSRTPMQWTNEENAGFTSGEPWIKLADNYHQINVEKEQVEGSIFEFYKKLIQLRKEMPVISEGSYRGIMMDHPSVYGYVREYEGEQLLVLNHFYAGSVTLEIPEEFLTKASRYLIGNGKERSLTTNLELGPYETIAFYFEAK from the coding sequence ATGAGTACCTTTCATGAGAAAGTCGTGTATCAAATTTACCCAAAATCTTTTAAGGATTCAAATGGAGATGGAGTAGGAGATTTAAAAGGAATTATTGAAAAAATACCCTATTTAGCTGAGTTAGGCGTTGATGTATTATGGATCAATCCATTTTTCATTTCTCCACAAAAAGACAATGGCTATGATATCGCTAATTATGTAGAAATCGATCCTTTATTTGGAACAATGGAAGATTTTGAGGAACTCATTGTCGTAACGAAGGAATATAAATTGGAAGTTATGTTAGATATGGTGTTAAACCATACCTCTATCGAACATGAATGGTTCCAAAAAGCTCTTAAAGGTGAGAAGAAATACCAAGATTACTATATCCTACGTGAACCAAAGTCAGACGGAAGCCATCCTACGAACTGGGTCTCAAAATTTGGTGGCCCAGCTTGGGCTCCTTTTGCTAATACTGGAAAAGAGTACTTGCATTTGTATGACGTGTCGCAAGCTGACTTAGATTGGCGTAATCCTGAAGTAAGAGAAGAAGTATTTAATGTAGTCAATTTTTGGTTAGAAAAAGGCGTAAAAGGATTCCGGTTTGATGTGATTAATGTAATCGGTAAAGATGAAGAACTATTAGATGCAGAAGATAATATAGGTAAATCGTTGTATACAGATCGCCCAATCGCACATGAATTTATCCATGAAATGAACCAAAAAACGTTTGGAAGATATTCAGATATCATGACAGTTGGTGAAATGTCTTCAACAACGATTGAAAATGGAATTGCATATTCTAATCCAGATAAACAAGAATTATCGATGGTTTTTAGTTTCCATCATTTAAAAGTTGATTATTTAGATGGCGAAAAATGGAGTAAAACATCATTTGATTTTATAAAATTAAAAGAGTTGCTCAACGATTGGCAGGAAGGCATGTCTTATGGAAATGGATGGAATGCATTATTCTGGAACAACCATGACCAACCACGTGTAATAAGCCGATTTGGAGATCCAGTGAATCATTTTGAAGCTTCAGCTAAACTCTTCGCTCAGTCAATTCATTTGCTGCGTGGGACCCCTTATATTTATCAAGGAGAAGAAATTGGAATGACAGATCCTGAATTTCAAGAAATGACAGATTATGTGGACATTGAAACGCATAATGCCTATAAAGAATTAAAAGCAAAAAATTTACCACATGAAGAAATTATGGAAATCATTAAAAGTAAGTCTCGAGATAATAGCCGGACTCCGATGCAATGGACAAATGAGGAAAATGCAGGTTTCACATCAGGAGAACCGTGGATAAAATTAGCTGACAACTACCATCAAATTAATGTAGAAAAAGAACAAGTAGAAGGATCCATCTTTGAATTTTATAAAAAATTGATTCAATTGAGAAAAGAGATGCCGGTTATTTCTGAAGGAAGCTATCGTGGAATCATGATGGATCATCCGAGTGTTTATGGCTATGTTAGAGAATATGAAGGTGAACAGTTGCTTGTACTCAATCATTTTTACGCAGGTTCGGTAACATTGGAAATTCCAGAAGAATTTTTAACGAAAGCTAGTCGCTACCTTATTGGGAATGGAAAAGAAAGATCATTAACCACGAACTTAGAATTAGGTCCCTACGAAACCATTGCTTTTTATTTTGAAGCTAAGTAA
- the treP gene encoding PTS system trehalose-specific EIIBC component, which produces MADYTQDAKQLLEDIGGPDNISAVSHCATRMRFVLNDPAKADSKKIEDIPAVKGTFTQAGQYQVIIGNDVATFYNVFSKISGKEGVSKDEVKAASKQNQNPVQRAMSVLAEIFSPIIPAIIVGGLILGFRNILEAIPMESLGQLMVDGVAQVNSAGEPIYNTIVNVSQFWSGVNSFLWLIGEAIFHFLPVGITWSVAKKMGTTQILGIVLGITLVSPQLLNAYAVAGTAAADIPVWDFGYFTIDMIGYQAQVIPAMLAGFVLAYLELGLRKIVPQAISMIFVPFFALVPTVLIAHTVLGPIGWVIGNWVSSVVYAGLGSSFSWLFGALFGFLYSPLVITGLHHMTNAIDLQLIADFKGTNLWPMIALSNIAQGSAVLAIIFLHRGNEKEEQVSIPAMISCYLGVTEPAMFGINIKYIYPFVAAMIGSGLAGLVATTFNVTANSIGVGGIPGFLSIQNQYWPIFFLCMAIAIVVPIVLTIVFRKYNILNKSDQVVVTEPELGK; this is translated from the coding sequence ATGGCAGATTACACGCAAGATGCAAAACAGCTTTTAGAAGACATCGGAGGTCCCGATAATATTTCTGCAGTCAGTCACTGTGCCACTCGCATGCGTTTCGTGTTAAATGATCCAGCAAAAGCAGACAGCAAAAAAATCGAAGATATCCCTGCAGTCAAAGGTACCTTTACTCAAGCCGGTCAGTATCAAGTTATTATTGGCAATGATGTTGCCACATTTTACAATGTATTTTCAAAAATTTCCGGAAAAGAAGGCGTATCTAAGGACGAAGTGAAAGCAGCCAGTAAACAAAATCAAAATCCAGTACAACGCGCGATGTCTGTTTTAGCAGAAATCTTTTCACCTATTATTCCAGCAATTATTGTCGGAGGGTTGATTTTAGGCTTCCGAAATATTTTGGAAGCCATTCCAATGGAATCTCTTGGTCAATTGATGGTAGATGGTGTAGCACAAGTCAACAGTGCTGGAGAACCTATTTACAATACAATCGTTAATGTCAGTCAGTTTTGGAGTGGAGTCAACTCGTTCTTATGGCTGATTGGTGAAGCTATTTTCCACTTCTTACCAGTCGGTATCACGTGGAGTGTTGCTAAAAAAATGGGAACCACTCAGATTTTAGGAATCGTTCTAGGGATCACACTAGTGTCACCTCAACTATTGAATGCATACGCAGTTGCCGGAACAGCAGCAGCAGACATTCCAGTTTGGGATTTTGGTTACTTCACAATTGACATGATCGGGTACCAAGCACAAGTTATTCCTGCTATGTTAGCCGGATTTGTATTAGCTTATTTAGAATTAGGATTGCGTAAAATAGTTCCGCAAGCTATTTCAATGATTTTTGTACCATTCTTTGCTTTAGTTCCAACGGTTTTGATTGCTCACACGGTTTTAGGACCAATTGGTTGGGTTATAGGAAACTGGGTTTCAAGTGTCGTTTATGCAGGATTAGGAAGCTCATTTAGCTGGTTGTTTGGTGCTTTGTTTGGTTTCTTATATTCACCGTTGGTTATTACAGGATTGCACCATATGACGAATGCAATCGATTTACAATTGATTGCTGACTTTAAAGGAACCAATTTATGGCCAATGATCGCTTTATCAAATATTGCTCAAGGTTCAGCAGTGCTGGCGATTATCTTCTTACACCGCGGAAATGAAAAAGAAGAACAAGTGTCTATTCCAGCGATGATTTCTTGTTATCTAGGTGTAACTGAGCCCGCTATGTTTGGGATCAATATCAAATACATTTACCCATTTGTGGCGGCTATGATCGGTTCAGGTCTTGCTGGGTTAGTAGCTACTACTTTCAACGTGACAGCCAATTCAATCGGTGTTGGTGGAATTCCAGGTTTCTTATCTATCCAAAATCAATATTGGCCAATCTTCTTCCTTTGTATGGCAATCGCAATAGTGGTACCGATTGTCTTAACAATTGTATTCCGTAAGTACAATATTTTAAATAAATCAGATCAAGTTGTTGTTACAGAACCAGAATTAGGAAAATAA
- a CDS encoding ABC transporter permease encodes MNRGFFSKLALRNLKSNKQIYLPYIFASIATVAMFYMMVALMGNKFVQTRNASLPMMFTVGAVVIGVFSFLFVLYTNSFLIKRRKKEIGLYAILGMKKKHVSRILTIESLVTSSFSIIVGLILGHLLGELAFLILNYALQFGVKMSFPFTLNAVIITIGLFVLIFLVTLLYNITQVTFSNPIQLIKGKQTGEREPKSSIILFILSLLLIGSGYYLSVMIDNPMDAMLYFLLAVLLVIVGTYFLFISGSIFILKALKKNKKLYYRPSPFISISGMLYRMKQNAVGLANITILATMVIVAVSTTIAVFIGIQGTLDVRFPYENKVTYYTEANLEEEFKEIQKETEATGLEVTGTEIYTYYNLNPIVADNELILGETDYSANELFQAKIIVQEDYEKMTNQSIDLESNEILIYDLKDDYDFSTLLIGDEIYQIKSKIENPIKMDEWLSPNMILVVESKEVLQSIIDYNIQASEIEYDVPMEAMISWNTTGTQEQKKSYSEKLADKLNSREGSYFESKELLSDALYDMNGGFLFLGIFLGLLFTFGAALITYFKQVSEGYDDREKFQIMQKVGLDKQMIRKTTRLQIIWMFLLPLVIAVIHVAFAFPIIQKLLLLFNVVDTTLIFWCFASVIVGYSVIYGIIYQVTSKVYYSIVK; translated from the coding sequence ATGAATAGAGGATTTTTTTCTAAGTTAGCTTTACGTAACCTTAAATCCAATAAACAAATTTATTTACCTTATATTTTCGCTTCTATTGCTACGGTAGCAATGTTTTATATGATGGTTGCCTTAATGGGAAACAAATTTGTTCAGACGAGAAACGCATCTTTACCAATGATGTTTACTGTTGGAGCAGTGGTCATTGGGGTATTTTCCTTTCTGTTTGTTTTGTATACCAACAGTTTCTTAATCAAACGACGGAAAAAAGAAATTGGGTTGTACGCGATACTAGGAATGAAGAAAAAACATGTTTCTAGAATATTGACAATTGAATCATTAGTAACCAGCTCTTTTAGCATCATTGTAGGTTTGATTCTCGGACATCTACTGGGAGAACTTGCTTTCCTTATTTTAAATTATGCTTTGCAATTCGGCGTAAAGATGTCTTTTCCTTTTACATTGAATGCTGTAATAATCACGATTGGATTATTTGTTCTCATCTTTTTGGTGACGTTGCTCTATAATATCACTCAAGTAACGTTTTCTAACCCCATTCAATTGATCAAAGGAAAACAAACAGGAGAACGGGAACCAAAAAGTTCTATTATCCTTTTTATTCTCTCGTTATTATTGATTGGATCAGGTTACTATCTGTCTGTAATGATTGATAACCCAATGGACGCAATGCTTTACTTTTTACTTGCAGTGCTTTTGGTTATTGTAGGTACGTATTTCTTATTCATTTCTGGTTCAATATTTATCTTAAAAGCATTGAAGAAAAACAAGAAATTGTATTACCGTCCAAGTCCATTTATTTCAATTTCTGGTATGCTTTATCGTATGAAACAAAACGCCGTAGGATTAGCTAATATTACTATTTTAGCAACGATGGTCATTGTTGCAGTATCGACTACGATAGCGGTTTTTATAGGGATACAAGGTACGTTAGATGTCCGCTTTCCTTATGAAAATAAAGTAACGTATTATACAGAAGCTAATTTAGAAGAAGAATTTAAAGAAATACAAAAAGAAACGGAAGCAACAGGCTTAGAAGTAACAGGTACAGAAATCTATACGTACTATAACTTGAATCCAATAGTAGCAGATAATGAACTAATTCTTGGCGAAACGGATTATTCTGCAAATGAACTTTTTCAAGCTAAAATAATCGTACAAGAAGACTATGAAAAAATGACAAATCAATCGATTGACCTAGAATCAAATGAAATATTGATTTATGACTTAAAAGATGACTATGACTTTTCTACATTGCTTATAGGAGATGAAATTTATCAAATCAAGTCAAAGATAGAAAACCCTATCAAAATGGATGAATGGTTAAGCCCGAATATGATTCTTGTAGTTGAATCAAAAGAAGTTCTTCAGTCTATTATAGACTATAACATTCAAGCATCAGAGATCGAGTATGATGTTCCTATGGAAGCGATGATTTCATGGAATACGACTGGAACACAAGAGCAGAAAAAAAGCTATTCTGAGAAATTGGCAGATAAATTGAACAGTAGAGAAGGTTCATACTTTGAGTCTAAAGAACTTTTAAGTGATGCGTTATATGATATGAATGGTGGTTTCTTATTCTTAGGTATTTTCCTTGGATTATTGTTTACCTTTGGAGCAGCTTTGATTACCTACTTTAAACAAGTCTCAGAGGGCTATGATGATCGAGAAAAATTCCAAATCATGCAGAAAGTAGGATTAGACAAACAAATGATTCGCAAAACGACTCGTTTACAAATTATTTGGATGTTCTTATTGCCTCTAGTAATTGCGGTGATTCATGTTGCATTTGCCTTTCCAATTATCCAAAAACTGTTACTACTTTTCAATGTAGTAGATACAACATTAATCTTTTGGTGTTTTGCAAGTGTAATTGTTGGCTATAGTGTAATCTATGGAATCATTTATCAAGTAACCTCAAAAGTTTATTACAGCATCGTTAAATAA
- a CDS encoding ABC transporter ATP-binding protein: MTLLKVSHLKKTYTGRFSAQEVQALKDVNFSVEKGEFVSIMGESGSGKTSLLNILATLDTATGGEVLLEGNDLTGIKDSDISNFRRDYLGFVFQDFNLLDNFSIKDNILLPLVLSNTPITEMEHRLMPIVKKLKIEGLVNHYPYEVSGGQKQRAAVARALITNPKLLLADEPTGALDSKSSQSLLETFETINNAGQTIIMVTHSTRAAAYSNRVLFIQDGEVYHEIYRGEQTPDQFMDKISQALIVLANRGEQHE; this comes from the coding sequence ATGACATTATTAAAAGTGAGCCATTTAAAAAAGACATATACAGGAAGGTTTTCAGCACAGGAAGTACAAGCTTTAAAAGACGTGAATTTCTCAGTAGAAAAAGGAGAATTTGTCTCCATTATGGGAGAATCAGGTTCTGGCAAGACCAGCTTATTAAACATTTTAGCAACACTGGATACGGCTACAGGTGGAGAAGTCTTGCTAGAAGGAAATGATTTAACAGGAATTAAGGACAGTGATATTTCTAATTTCCGCAGAGACTATCTTGGATTCGTGTTTCAAGACTTTAACTTACTAGACAACTTCTCAATTAAAGACAATATTCTGTTGCCGTTAGTACTGTCTAATACGCCAATAACTGAAATGGAACATCGTCTGATGCCAATTGTTAAAAAACTGAAAATTGAAGGGTTGGTCAATCATTATCCTTACGAAGTATCTGGAGGACAAAAACAACGTGCAGCTGTAGCTCGTGCTTTAATCACAAACCCGAAATTACTTCTTGCTGATGAACCAACTGGAGCATTAGATTCAAAATCCAGCCAAAGTTTATTAGAAACGTTTGAAACCATCAATAACGCTGGTCAGACCATTATCATGGTCACTCATAGTACAAGAGCTGCTGCTTATTCGAATCGTGTCTTGTTTATTCAAGATGGTGAAGTGTACCACGAAATTTACCGTGGAGAACAAACGCCAGATCAATTCATGGACAAAATTTCTCAAGCGTTGATCGTATTAGCTAATAGAGGTGAGCAACATGAATAG